The following proteins are co-located in the Billgrantia tianxiuensis genome:
- a CDS encoding NAD(P)/FAD-dependent oxidoreductase: MSTQANTEHVASYYAATANSSPERPALVGDIECEVCVVGAGFTGISSALHLAEQGYRVVVLEAARVGFGASGRNGGQIVNSYSRDMDVIEDRYGADTARALGDMAFEGNRIIRDRITGYAIACDLKEGNLFAACNHKQLAGLREHKALWERYGNQQLELLEGEAYKREIGSERYVGALVDHSGGHLHPLNLVLGEAAAFESLGGTIHEQTPVLEVSHGASVTLRTPQGRVRAQRVVMAGNAYLQGVLPELESRSMPCGTQIITTEPLPEALRRELIPHDMAVEDCNYLLDYYRFTADGRLLYGGGVNYGGQDPSDIAAVIRPKMLKTFPQLADTRIDYAWSGNFLMTLNRLPQFGRLNDNVYYAQGYSGHGVTCSHLAGKLIAEVMRGESERFDAFAGLPHLPFPGGRLLRVPLSALGAWYYATRDRLGW, from the coding sequence ATGTCGACCCAAGCCAACACCGAGCACGTGGCGTCCTACTATGCGGCGACGGCCAATTCGTCGCCCGAGCGTCCCGCCCTGGTCGGCGACATCGAGTGCGAGGTGTGCGTGGTGGGGGCCGGCTTCACCGGCATCTCGTCGGCGCTGCATCTCGCCGAACAGGGGTATCGAGTGGTGGTGCTGGAGGCCGCGCGGGTGGGATTCGGTGCTTCCGGGCGCAACGGCGGCCAGATCGTCAATAGCTACAGCCGCGACATGGACGTGATCGAGGACAGGTACGGCGCCGACACCGCGCGGGCCTTGGGCGACATGGCCTTCGAGGGCAATCGCATCATTCGCGACCGCATCACCGGCTACGCTATTGCCTGTGACCTGAAGGAGGGCAACCTGTTCGCCGCCTGCAACCACAAGCAACTCGCCGGACTGCGCGAGCACAAGGCGCTATGGGAGCGCTACGGCAACCAACAGTTGGAGCTGCTGGAGGGCGAGGCCTACAAGCGTGAGATCGGCAGCGAGCGCTATGTCGGAGCATTGGTGGACCACTCCGGTGGCCACCTGCACCCGCTCAATCTGGTACTGGGCGAGGCCGCTGCGTTCGAGTCGCTGGGCGGCACGATCCATGAGCAAACACCCGTGCTCGAGGTGAGCCACGGCGCGAGCGTGACGCTGCGTACGCCGCAGGGGCGCGTGCGTGCCCAGCGGGTGGTCATGGCCGGCAACGCCTACCTGCAGGGGGTCTTGCCGGAGCTGGAGAGCAGGTCGATGCCTTGCGGCACTCAGATCATCACCACCGAGCCGTTGCCGGAAGCCTTGCGTCGCGAGCTGATCCCCCACGACATGGCGGTGGAGGATTGCAACTATCTGCTCGACTATTACCGCTTCACCGCCGATGGCCGTCTGCTCTACGGCGGTGGCGTCAACTACGGTGGCCAGGATCCCTCGGACATCGCCGCGGTGATTCGACCCAAGATGCTCAAGACCTTTCCACAACTGGCCGATACGCGCATCGATTATGCCTGGAGCGGCAATTTCCTGATGACGCTCAATCGATTGCCGCAGTTCGGTCGTCTCAATGACAACGTCTACTACGCCCAGGGCTACTCGGGCCACGGCGTGACCTGCTCGCACCTGGCTGGCAAGCTGATCGCCGAGGTGATGCGTGGCGAGAGCGAGCGCTTCGACGCCTTCGCTGGGCTGCCGCACCTGCCGTTTCCCGGTGGGCGGTTGCTGCGCGTGCCGCTTTCGGCGCTGGGCGCCTGGTATTACGCGACGCGGGATCGGCTCGGCTGGTGA
- a CDS encoding ABC transporter permease subunit yields the protein MRKPSFTTVMLIAGLVFLYLPMIILVIYSFNSSRLVTVWAGFSARWYVELFRDQQILSAVWTSLRIAFFSASMAVCLGTLAAFVMVRFARFRGKTALSSMVTAPLVMPEVITGLSLLLLFVHMAQLIGWPADRGMVTIWIAHTTFCSAYVAVVVASRLREVDLSIEEAAMDLGARPVRTFFQITLPVIAPALAAGWLLAFTLSLDDLVIASFVSGPGATTLPMVVFSSVRLGVSPKINALATLIILAVSLATFLAWYLMRRSEARRRQAMLQDMTAGR from the coding sequence ATGCGCAAGCCATCCTTCACCACCGTGATGCTGATCGCCGGGCTGGTCTTCCTTTACCTGCCGATGATCATCCTGGTGATCTACTCCTTCAACTCGTCGCGCCTGGTCACCGTATGGGCAGGCTTCTCGGCGCGCTGGTATGTGGAACTCTTCCGCGACCAGCAGATTCTCTCGGCAGTATGGACCAGCCTGCGAATCGCCTTCTTTTCCGCCTCCATGGCGGTGTGCCTGGGTACGCTTGCCGCCTTCGTGATGGTTCGCTTCGCCCGCTTTCGTGGCAAGACGGCGCTCTCCAGCATGGTCACCGCACCGCTGGTAATGCCCGAGGTGATTACCGGCCTGTCGCTGCTGTTGCTGTTCGTGCACATGGCGCAGTTGATCGGCTGGCCGGCGGATCGCGGCATGGTCACCATCTGGATCGCCCATACCACTTTCTGCAGTGCCTACGTCGCGGTGGTGGTGGCCTCGCGTCTGCGCGAGGTGGATCTTTCGATCGAGGAGGCGGCCATGGACCTGGGAGCCAGGCCCGTGCGTACCTTTTTCCAGATTACCTTACCGGTGATCGCGCCGGCGCTGGCGGCGGGCTGGCTGCTGGCCTTCACTCTGTCGCTCGACGACCTGGTGATCGCCAGCTTCGTCTCTGGTCCCGGTGCGACCACGCTGCCGATGGTGGTGTTCTCTTCGGTGCGCCTTGGCGTCTCGCCCAAGATCAACGCCCTGGCCACGCTGATCATCCTGGCGGTGTCGCTGGCCACTTTCCTCGCCTGGTACCTGATGCGACGCAGCGAAGCGAGGCGGCGGCAGGCGATGCTCCAGGACATGACGGCTGGAAGGTAA
- a CDS encoding ABC transporter permease subunit: MRMTNFTARLQRLFKPSRGWVIAVPLLWLTLFFLLPFGIVLKISLSEAAISIPPYGPIFDYANETLNVIVTFSNYLFLTTDTLYVSAYWGSVKIALLATVLCLAIGYPMAYAMARAPAHWQLVLLLLVMLPSWTSFLIRVYAWMGILSNNGLVNNLLIWAGLIDSPIRMLNTNFAVILGIVYAYLPFMVLPLYANLTRLDTSLLEAASDLGSRKFNTFLRVTLPLSKGGIIAGSMLVFIPAVGEYVIPELLGGPNTVMIGKVLWEEFFHNRDWPVASALAMVMLAILIVPIALFHRYQSRELEE, from the coding sequence ATCCGCATGACTAACTTCACCGCTCGCCTGCAGCGACTGTTCAAGCCCAGTCGCGGCTGGGTCATCGCCGTGCCTCTGCTATGGCTGACCCTGTTCTTCCTGCTGCCGTTCGGCATCGTGCTCAAGATCAGCCTTTCCGAGGCGGCCATCTCGATACCGCCCTATGGCCCCATCTTCGACTACGCCAACGAGACGCTGAACGTCATCGTCACCTTCAGCAACTACCTGTTCCTGACCACCGATACGCTCTATGTCTCGGCCTACTGGGGTTCGGTGAAGATCGCCCTGCTCGCCACCGTGCTGTGCCTGGCGATCGGTTACCCCATGGCCTACGCCATGGCCCGCGCCCCGGCCCATTGGCAGTTGGTGCTGCTGTTGCTGGTAATGCTGCCATCGTGGACCTCGTTCCTGATTCGCGTCTACGCCTGGATGGGCATCCTCAGCAACAACGGCCTGGTCAACAACCTGCTGATCTGGGCGGGGCTGATCGACTCGCCGATTCGCATGCTCAACACCAACTTCGCCGTGATCCTCGGCATCGTCTATGCCTACCTGCCGTTCATGGTGCTGCCGCTCTACGCTAACCTGACCCGGCTCGATACCTCGCTGCTGGAGGCCGCCTCGGATCTCGGTTCGCGCAAATTCAATACCTTTCTCAGGGTGACCTTGCCGCTATCGAAGGGCGGCATCATCGCCGGCTCGATGCTGGTGTTCATCCCGGCGGTGGGAGAGTACGTGATCCCGGAGCTGCTGGGCGGACCCAACACGGTAATGATCGGCAAGGTGCTGTGGGAAGAGTTCTTCCACAACCGTGACTGGCCGGTCGCCTCGGCGCTGGCAATGGTGATGCTGGCGATCCTGATCGTGCCCATCGCCCTGTTTCATCGCTATCAGTCCCGCGAGCTGGAGGAGTGA
- the potA gene encoding polyamine ABC transporter ATP-binding protein — MVGKPRPAHNEALMEIRRVSKRFDGVLAVDDVSLSIRRGEIFALLGGSGSGKSTLLRMLAGFEKPSEGQIVLDGEDITAMPPYERPINMMFQSYALFPHMTVAQNIAFGLKQDKLPRREIDERVAEMLKLVHMEAYARRKPHQLSGGQRQRVALARSLAKRPKLLLLDEPMGALDKKLRTEMQLEVVQILERVGVTCIMVTHDQEEAMTMADRVAIMADGWIAQVGTPMDVYESPANRMVAEFVGTVNLFEGEIVVDETDHCVIESPALGRAIRIGHGVSTQADERRVWVAVRPEKTWLTRECPSGDFNWAAGIVEDIAYLGGFSVYYVRLESGQLVKASMANTERRGDRPRWDEPVFVHWDDQSAVILHD; from the coding sequence ATGGTAGGCAAGCCGCGCCCTGCCCACAACGAGGCCTTGATGGAGATCCGCCGCGTCAGCAAGCGCTTCGACGGGGTGTTGGCGGTGGACGATGTCAGCCTGTCGATCCGCCGTGGCGAGATCTTCGCACTGTTGGGCGGTTCCGGTTCGGGCAAGTCGACACTGCTACGCATGCTGGCCGGCTTCGAGAAGCCCAGCGAAGGACAGATCGTGCTCGATGGCGAGGACATCACCGCCATGCCGCCCTATGAGCGGCCGATCAACATGATGTTCCAGTCCTACGCGCTGTTCCCGCACATGACGGTGGCACAGAACATCGCCTTCGGCCTCAAGCAGGACAAGCTGCCGCGCCGCGAGATCGACGAGCGTGTAGCCGAAATGCTCAAGCTGGTGCACATGGAAGCCTACGCCCGACGCAAGCCGCACCAGCTTTCCGGTGGCCAGCGTCAGCGCGTGGCGCTGGCGAGATCGCTGGCCAAGCGGCCCAAGCTGCTCCTGCTCGATGAGCCGATGGGGGCACTGGACAAGAAACTGCGCACCGAGATGCAGCTCGAAGTGGTACAGATCCTGGAGCGGGTCGGGGTGACCTGCATCATGGTCACCCACGATCAGGAGGAGGCCATGACCATGGCCGATCGGGTGGCCATCATGGCCGACGGCTGGATCGCCCAGGTCGGCACGCCGATGGATGTCTACGAGAGTCCGGCCAACCGCATGGTGGCGGAGTTCGTCGGCACGGTGAACCTGTTCGAGGGTGAGATCGTGGTCGACGAGACCGATCATTGCGTGATCGAAAGTCCTGCACTAGGCCGTGCGATCCGTATCGGCCACGGCGTCAGCACTCAGGCCGACGAACGCCGGGTGTGGGTGGCGGTGCGGCCGGAAAAGACCTGGCTGACCCGCGAGTGCCCATCGGGCGACTTCAACTGGGCGGCCGGTATCGTCGAGGACATTGCCTACCTCGGCGGCTTCTCGGTCTACTACGTGAGGCTCGAGAGCGGGCAACTGGTCAAGGCCAGCATGGCCAATACCGAGCGACGCGGCGACCGGCCACGCTGGGATGAGCCGGTGTTCGTTCACTGGGACGACCAGAGCGCCGTCATCCTGCACGACTGA
- a CDS encoding polyamine ABC transporter substrate-binding protein, translated as MTCQRKLSLAVALGSLAMAATAAQANEVRVYNWSDYIAPDTLEKFTEATGIRVIYDVYDSNEVLDAAMLSGRSGYDVVVPSNHYLTRQVSAGVYMELDHDKIPNMENLNPELMDDLESIDPGSRYSIPYMWGTNGIGYNVERVTEILGEDAPLDSWALIFDPETTTALREGGCGIAMLDTGDDMLSSGMAYLGLSPLSEESADIEAAGDLIAAVRDNITYFHSSRYISDLANGDICVAAGYSGDIFQAADRAEEAGRDFTIAYSIPKEGAALWFDMMAIPADAPNPDNAHAFINFILEPEIAAGITEYVVYANPNIAANEFLDPDILNDPAIYPDQEVMDNLFVQEEKPLAVQRVRTRVWNRVKSGI; from the coding sequence ATGACCTGTCAACGCAAGCTGTCGCTGGCCGTCGCCCTGGGCTCGCTGGCCATGGCCGCAACCGCTGCCCAGGCCAACGAGGTGAGAGTCTACAACTGGTCGGATTACATCGCGCCGGATACCCTGGAAAAGTTCACCGAAGCCACCGGCATCCGTGTCATATACGATGTCTACGACAGCAACGAAGTACTCGACGCCGCGATGCTCTCGGGCCGTTCCGGCTACGATGTGGTGGTGCCCTCCAACCACTACCTGACCCGTCAGGTCAGTGCCGGGGTCTACATGGAGCTGGATCATGACAAGATCCCCAACATGGAGAACCTCAACCCCGAGCTGATGGACGATCTGGAATCGATCGATCCCGGCAGCCGCTACTCCATTCCCTACATGTGGGGCACCAACGGCATCGGCTACAACGTCGAGCGGGTCACCGAGATACTTGGCGAGGACGCGCCGCTGGATTCCTGGGCGCTGATCTTCGATCCCGAGACCACTACTGCACTGCGCGAGGGCGGCTGTGGTATCGCCATGCTCGACACTGGCGATGACATGCTTTCCTCCGGCATGGCCTACCTGGGACTATCGCCGCTCTCCGAGGAATCCGCGGATATCGAGGCGGCAGGCGACCTGATCGCTGCGGTGCGCGACAACATCACCTATTTCCACTCTTCGCGCTATATCTCGGATCTCGCCAACGGCGATATCTGCGTGGCGGCGGGCTACTCCGGCGATATCTTCCAGGCCGCAGACCGCGCCGAGGAGGCGGGACGCGATTTCACCATTGCCTATTCCATACCCAAGGAAGGGGCGGCGCTGTGGTTCGACATGATGGCGATTCCGGCGGATGCGCCGAACCCTGATAACGCCCACGCCTTCATCAACTTCATCCTCGAGCCCGAGATTGCCGCCGGCATTACCGAGTACGTGGTCTACGCCAACCCCAACATTGCCGCCAACGAGTTTCTCGACCCCGACATCCTCAACGATCCGGCCATCTACCCGGACCAGGAGGTAATGGATAACCTGTTCGTGCAGGAAGAGAAGCCGTTGGCCGTGCAGCGCGTACGCACTCGTGTCTGGAACCGGGTGAAGTCCGGCATCTGA
- a CDS encoding NAD(P)/FAD-dependent oxidoreductase: MATDAQTDFPATYYRDTVALTLDQGCSPLRGQRRVDVCVVGGGITGCSTALHLAERGYSVALLEAHEVGFGASGRSGGQILPGLGTDIATVEQALGRERAREVWEMSREAVRLTVELIERHAIPCDLAWGYLHAAVKPRHVREMRQFQERMARDYDYEALDWLEGEALRERVVTDAYPGALFEREGGHLHPLNYTLGLARAAQQAGVSIYEHSPALAIRRGQPAIVQTAQGEIVADFVVVGANAYLGRLLPELEGRIMRAANYIVATEPLGEARAAQVLPCNDALSDANFVLDYYRLSADKRLIYGGEVSYDGREPRGLQQRMDAKIARLFPVLEGVRIDYRWGGDVAITLNRAPDFGRLGNNVYYAQGYSGHGMALAGLAGKLMAEAIGGQSERFDAFAAMPHRHFPGGERLRTPLLVLATAFYKLRDRL, from the coding sequence ATGGCGACTGATGCCCAGACCGACTTCCCCGCTACCTACTACCGCGATACGGTCGCGCTGACTCTCGATCAAGGCTGTTCGCCGTTGCGCGGGCAGCGACGTGTCGACGTCTGCGTGGTTGGCGGTGGGATCACGGGCTGCTCCACGGCTCTGCACCTGGCGGAGCGCGGTTATTCGGTAGCGCTGCTCGAGGCACACGAGGTGGGGTTTGGCGCTTCCGGGCGCAGTGGGGGACAGATACTCCCCGGCCTGGGAACCGATATCGCCACGGTGGAGCAGGCGCTGGGCCGCGAGCGTGCCCGCGAGGTTTGGGAGATGAGCCGCGAGGCGGTGCGCCTGACGGTGGAGCTCATCGAACGCCATGCGATTCCCTGCGATCTTGCCTGGGGCTATCTGCACGCCGCAGTGAAACCGCGGCACGTGCGCGAGATGCGCCAGTTCCAGGAGCGCATGGCCCGCGATTACGACTACGAAGCGCTAGATTGGCTTGAAGGCGAGGCACTGCGCGAGCGGGTGGTCACCGACGCCTATCCCGGCGCCCTCTTTGAGCGTGAGGGTGGGCATCTCCATCCGCTGAACTACACCCTGGGGCTGGCGCGAGCGGCCCAGCAGGCGGGGGTGTCGATTTACGAGCACAGCCCGGCCCTGGCCATTCGCCGCGGTCAGCCAGCCATCGTGCAGACGGCTCAAGGAGAGATCGTCGCCGACTTCGTGGTGGTAGGGGCCAATGCCTACCTGGGGCGCCTTCTGCCGGAACTGGAGGGGCGCATCATGCGCGCGGCCAACTACATCGTGGCCACCGAGCCGCTGGGCGAGGCGCGTGCGGCTCAAGTGCTACCGTGCAACGATGCCCTGTCCGATGCCAATTTCGTCCTCGACTACTATCGTCTCTCAGCTGACAAGCGGCTGATTTATGGCGGTGAGGTCAGCTACGATGGCCGGGAGCCGCGCGGTCTTCAGCAGCGCATGGATGCCAAGATTGCAAGGCTGTTCCCGGTGCTCGAAGGCGTGCGAATCGATTACCGCTGGGGCGGCGACGTGGCCATCACGCTCAACCGTGCGCCGGATTTCGGCCGCCTCGGCAACAACGTCTACTATGCCCAGGGCTATTCAGGTCACGGCATGGCGCTCGCCGGTCTGGCCGGAAAGCTGATGGCCGAGGCTATCGGTGGGCAGAGCGAGCGCTTCGATGCCTTTGCCGCCATGCCCCACCGCCATTTTCCGGGGGGCGAGCGCCTGCGCACGCCATTGCTGGTACTGGCGACTGCTTTCTACAAGCTGCGCGACCGACTATAA
- a CDS encoding HesA/MoeB/ThiF family protein, translated as MNDEALLRYSRQIMLEAIDIEGQERLLASRVLVVGAGGLGSPVALYLAAAGVGRLTLADADAVELSNLQRQIAHGMTDLGRNKAQSARDAAMALNPGCEIRVIEAHLDEAALDAAVGEVDLVLDCTDRFSSRYAINAACHRAGVPLVSGAAIRFSGQLAVFDPRDTASPCYACLYPPGEGGDEELRCAENGVVAPLVGLIGCFQALEAVKLLSGAGIPHRGLSTFDGLSGQWRHYQVPRDPGCPVCAG; from the coding sequence ATGAACGACGAGGCGCTGTTGCGCTACAGCCGGCAGATCATGCTGGAGGCGATCGATATCGAGGGGCAGGAGCGCCTGCTGGCCTCGCGGGTGCTGGTGGTGGGCGCCGGAGGGCTGGGCTCGCCGGTGGCGCTCTATCTGGCCGCCGCCGGAGTGGGTCGCCTGACCCTGGCCGATGCCGATGCGGTGGAGCTTTCCAACCTGCAGCGCCAGATCGCGCATGGCATGACCGACCTGGGACGTAACAAGGCGCAGTCGGCGCGCGACGCGGCCATGGCGCTCAACCCGGGCTGCGAGATTCGCGTGATCGAGGCGCATCTCGATGAGGCCGCGCTCGATGCGGCCGTGGGGGAGGTCGATTTGGTGCTCGACTGCACCGATCGCTTCTCTAGCCGCTATGCCATCAACGCTGCCTGCCATCGTGCCGGTGTGCCGCTGGTTTCAGGGGCGGCGATTCGCTTTTCAGGGCAGCTGGCGGTATTCGATCCCCGCGATACCGCCTCGCCCTGCTATGCCTGCCTCTATCCTCCAGGGGAGGGCGGCGACGAAGAGCTGCGCTGCGCCGAGAACGGCGTGGTGGCGCCCCTGGTCGGGCTGATCGGCTGTTTCCAGGCGCTGGAGGCGGTCAAGTTGCTCAGCGGGGCCGGCATTCCTCATCGTGGTCTATCCACCTTCGACGGGCTTTCCGGTCAGTGGCGCCACTACCAGGTGCCGCGCGATCCTGGCTGTCCTGTCTGCGCCGGGTAG
- a CDS encoding winged helix-turn-helix transcriptional regulator, which yields MKTKTRSLDRIDLKILRCLQENARISYVDLAAQVGLSTTPCLERVKRLEKSGVIRGYKAILNPRSLKANLLVFVEISLETQSPAVFDEFRRAVSRLPQIQECHLVSGQFDYILKCRIPEMSAYRQLLGDVVLTLPGVKESKSYVVMEEVKEEFSLYVPDIEELEGK from the coding sequence ATGAAAACCAAGACCCGCTCGCTCGACCGTATCGACCTCAAGATCCTGCGCTGCCTGCAGGAAAATGCGCGTATCTCCTATGTCGACCTGGCTGCCCAGGTCGGGCTCTCCACCACCCCCTGCCTGGAGCGCGTCAAGCGTCTCGAGAAGTCCGGCGTGATCCGTGGCTACAAGGCGATACTCAATCCGCGCTCGCTCAAGGCCAATCTGCTGGTATTCGTCGAGATCAGTCTCGAAACGCAGTCGCCGGCGGTCTTCGATGAGTTCCGCCGCGCCGTCTCCCGCCTGCCGCAGATTCAGGAGTGCCATCTGGTTTCGGGGCAGTTCGACTACATTCTCAAGTGCCGGATTCCCGAGATGTCCGCCTATCGTCAATTGCTCGGCGACGTGGTGTTGACCCTTCCCGGCGTCAAGGAGTCGAAGAGCTACGTGGTGATGGAGGAGGTCAAGGAGGAGTTCTCGCTCTATGTACCCGACATCGAGGAGCTCGAAGGCAAGTAA